One segment of Halococcus agarilyticus DNA contains the following:
- a CDS encoding PH domain-containing protein, with translation MTSMDDAGTAVRRTDDATLDDLQGVTLLEDERVRYDLQPAWSNWADVLALGTVLLPVFGLGLVLYAMAWLERRHTRYVVTDQRLIAQYGVLSVRTTEYRIAALRAIYTETGLIERLRGLGTVAFRTDSSSMLSFSGIPNYEAVADAVRERQRAFEN, from the coding sequence ATGACTTCGATGGACGACGCGGGAACCGCCGTCCGCCGGACGGACGACGCGACCCTCGACGATCTCCAGGGCGTCACGCTGCTCGAGGACGAGCGCGTGCGCTACGACCTCCAGCCCGCGTGGTCGAACTGGGCGGACGTCCTCGCGCTGGGGACGGTGTTGCTCCCGGTGTTCGGTCTCGGCCTGGTGCTCTACGCGATGGCCTGGCTCGAACGCCGCCACACCCGCTACGTCGTGACCGACCAGCGGCTCATCGCTCAGTACGGTGTGCTCTCGGTCCGAACGACCGAGTACCGGATCGCGGCGCTCAGGGCAATCTACACCGAGACAGGACTGATCGAACGGCTCCGCGGTCTGGGAACCGTCGCGTTCCGGACCGATAGCAGTTCGATGCTGAGCTTTTCGGGGATCCCGAACTACGAGGCGGTCGCCGACGCGGTGCGGGAACGGCAGCGCGCGTTCGAAAACTGA